The following coding sequences are from one Candidatus Cloacimonadota bacterium window:
- a CDS encoding type II toxin-antitoxin system PemK/MazF family toxin yields MIYKKWDIILVPFPFTDLSSSKKRPALIISPDIYNKESDVVIAFITSKMNLKYRIDDYKISEWKKANLPKPSMIRMKFATIDKSVIIKKLGRLLEKDRKKFGGLLIDFFTNK; encoded by the coding sequence ATGATCTATAAAAAATGGGACATCATCTTAGTGCCTTTCCCTTTTACAGATTTATCATCATCAAAAAAAAGACCTGCTTTGATAATCTCACCTGACATATATAATAAAGAATCGGATGTAGTCATTGCTTTCATAACAAGCAAAATGAATCTAAAATATCGAATCGATGATTATAAAATATCTGAATGGAAAAAAGCAAATTTACCGAAACCTTCAATGATACGAATGAAATTTGCGACAATCGATAAATCCGTTATTATTAAAAAACTTGGTAGATTATTGGAAAAAGATAGAAAAAAATTCGGCGGATTATTGATCGATTTTTTCACAAACAAATAA
- a CDS encoding PHP domain-containing protein, with product MKKIDLHIHTNCSDGIYSPEQILELARADFYDVISITDHDTLDGYKIARKLINNYKFELISGVEISSLYQGIDVHILAYNFDPENRELIDQLDFIQKGRFIRAKKILKKLKFMGIDIDFERIRQIAGENDLIGRPHIGRALIETKHCSNMKEVFEIYLGEDCPAYVPKPAPKVKKVIKLIKKVGGISVLAHPYTLGDDRIIFDFIEMGLDGIEVFYAKHNEDKISNYNEIAQKNNLIRTGGSDFHGENSYDHFGEYSAPEFVYDEIMKSRKTNE from the coding sequence ATGAAGAAAATCGATTTACATATTCACACGAATTGTTCTGATGGAATATATTCCCCTGAACAGATACTGGAATTAGCCAGAGCAGATTTTTATGATGTGATTTCCATTACCGATCACGATACTCTCGACGGTTATAAAATCGCCCGAAAGTTAATTAATAATTACAAATTTGAGTTAATATCCGGAGTTGAGATAAGCAGTCTTTATCAAGGCATAGATGTTCATATTCTTGCTTATAATTTTGATCCGGAAAACAGGGAACTGATCGATCAATTAGATTTTATCCAAAAAGGAAGGTTTATCAGAGCAAAAAAAATCCTGAAAAAATTAAAATTCATGGGAATCGATATCGATTTCGAGAGAATCAGACAAATTGCCGGAGAGAACGATCTAATTGGCAGACCACACATTGGCAGAGCTTTGATCGAAACCAAACATTGCAGTAATATGAAGGAAGTTTTTGAAATTTATCTGGGAGAAGATTGTCCCGCTTATGTTCCAAAACCGGCTCCCAAAGTTAAGAAAGTCATTAAACTCATCAAAAAGGTCGGAGGAATTTCAGTGCTCGCTCATCCCTACACCCTCGGTGATGATCGGATAATTTTTGATTTTATCGAAATGGGTTTGGATGGAATCGAGGTTTTCTATGCCAAGCACAATGAAGACAAAATAAGTAATTATAACGAGATCGCTCAAAAGAACAACTTGATCAGAACCGGAGGCAGCGATTTTCATGGTGAGAACAGTTATGATCATTTCGGTGAGTACAGCGCCCCAGAATTTGTTTATGATGAGATCATGAAAAGCAGAAAAACTAATGAATAA